Within the Telopea speciosissima isolate NSW1024214 ecotype Mountain lineage chromosome 4, Tspe_v1, whole genome shotgun sequence genome, the region atgttgtattgtgacaacaaagcagcaatgagcattgcccacaatctagtgaaacatgaccgtaccaagcatgtggagattgacagacacttcatcaaggagaagttagagtgggcagatttgtataccttttgtgaaATCCAGTGATCAGCTTGCTCATGTCTTCAGTAAAGGGCTAAGTGgcaagttgtttcatcctagtctagtcaagttgggcatgtgtgatatctctgcaccaacttgagggggagtgttgttatgtaacccgataagggtattttgggtatttttctgTCCTGTTCCCCATAGCTAGTATTGTCGGCTATGTGGGGGTTTACTTGTTATGCTGCCACTCTTTGGAAGATTATAAATATAGATGCTTGGAGATCACAGTGATCATTTAAGCCATTCATGAAATTCTTTTTGTTAACAGAAAGCAAAGCTCAACTGGCTTTGAGATGCGGCTACTTTTCTGTAAGTCCTGTAGCAAATAAATATGGATTGATGCTGGGGAATCTTACATGTGGAAGTTGAATTGAAAAGGCAAAAGGTTCATGTCACATTAACCAAAACAGGCATGGTCAAGGCATCAAGCCCATTAACCCTCTATATTGAGttatcaaattaaaattttgaaatttcaattAATACCATTAGTGCATTACTAAGGTAAGAGTCTAACAGACATTAAACTCcaattcatagttgtcacggcggttaggcgacccaaggtggtggagagggccaaagtttaaggcgacaccaactaggcgcaCAAGACCAACTATGCTCCAATTTGAAGTCCATTCTTAAGATATTTCTCATCCATGCTGATATATGATTTCACAAagttggtgtgtgtgtgtgtgtgttccaACATTATCCTGCCCAACTAGCTTGAAGAAAACATTACCAATCTAGAAATATTAACCTGACCCATTAAATATCTGATTTTATAAGATTGAAATAATCCTACCCACTTAGTCATATTACTTACGAAGGAGTTACTGAGATTTTACCTGTGCTGCTGCACTCCATAGATTTTGCTTTTCACCCATATACCATGAGAGAATATACTCTAAAATAGGATCAAGTGACTGCTGGCTAATTCGTCCAATCAATAGCTTTATCACTGCACCAACCATGGAGCGAACTTTATAATCATGGTCATTAGCCAAACAATCCACTAATTGAAGGAAAAATACGTTGGCCTGCTCATCAATAGTGCTTTTCGGAAATTTGATTATAATTGCATGAAGCATTTCAAGTGCTGCTTCTCTTCCAGAAGAATGCTCATATctgggggaagaagaaaagatgaaatCACTATAAGACATGaaactcaaataaataaataagataatACTTAAGATGTGCTGATTTAAGATCCTTACTCAAGATAAGCAAGCACGGAATCCAGATGCTGCTGTAAGCATTCCTTAGAGAGATGATAATCAAGCAAGAATTGCAAATTTGCAATAGAATTTGGCTGCACTTCTTGCGAATTGGTTCTACCAGACTTGTTACCATCAGTTCTGCAACTTGAGTGAAAAGATCATATCTCTCATGGACAACCAGCTTCCTGCCAACAATTGCCTTTAAAAGTGAAAGGGCCAAAAAGGAAGGATTCCTTTCAAGATCAACAAACAGGGGAAATTGAACCAACATGTGTAGCTGATCGCTGGAGAGCATAATGCTAGTGCTCCGCAGAAGCACCGTTAGCAATCTTAGACAGGACTGAGTTAGAGGACTGCTAGTATTTCCAGATTTCTGGGCAATGTCCAAAAGCAAAGTCTTGATATTGTCAGCTTGGGAgccaagcatagttgtcatggcgtcgccatggcgtcctggtgTTGGGGGAAAGGGCATATCGAGATCCGCCATAgtatatgtataaatatcgagcgatatggcttccatggcgtcgccatggacgccataccacgatatatgggtatgtcgaccgatatttgaacatttaatgtataaaagtcaggtttatatatatatatattttttttaaaaagatttaataacttagatgctttttcgttaatgtgtattggaggtgtaactttttcaagttacacctacaatacacattatcataaaacttaaataaacataatAACTTATACTCTTATAGTCTTATACGGTTATACCCTAATGGGGgaaatagaaaattagaaatcgCAAAAGGAAAATCGAGAGGAGAGGGATCGTGACTCCGGCAAGCGGCAACGGTAACTTCCTcgcttcctgcaactctcgagTCTCGGCAGCCGTCGAACAAGTTCGAAGTTCGAACTTCTCCAGTTCTCCAAAGCAATCTCTAGGACTCCAACTCTCCAAGTaagtaaatttttaattttttttaatttggatcttcttcctcctcccggGAGGACGCCTTGAgacctcgtcttcttcttcttaacttcttcttcttgattcttctcctcccagcctccggTAGTGATTACCCAGTAGTATcgtttttttgtaatttttctcttgccttgcttcctcctcccaggcagacctcttcttcttcttgattcttctcCTCCCGACCTCCGATCACTACTACAGCCAATAGtatcgtttttatttttatttttctcttgccttgcaCAGCCACATTTACACACACAGTGTGaggagagtcgagagacagggGATTTATTTGATTAGTAGTCCTCGACTCCTCtcggtttttattttctttttctttttcttctttgcttgtacgATCACGGAGACGAGGGACATAATCGAGCGACAGAGGGGGAGGGATTCATTCCGATCAGTCTTTTGCAACCATAGCcttctcggttttttttttttctttttcttctttgcttgtacaTCACGAGAGATTCACGAGAGACAGGGACAgtcgagagagaggggggagggatttattccgATCGGTGTTGTAACCatagtcctctcggtttttctttttcttttttcttcttcttgccttgcaactAGCTTGCTTGATCATGAGACCTTGGGACTTCTtgccttgcatttttttttcttcttcttgccctgcacaagtgcacacatacacacaagtgtcacacacagagacaggggagagagtcgagagacgagaagggggagggatttattacagccgaactatctctctgtttttttttttttttcctttttcttgccttgcagttgcggGGTTGCACGATCACTGAGAGAAggtgtttgtttttatttttcttcttcttaccttgcacacagGCCTGACCCACGAGCCCACACATACACAGTTACacttacacacacagagacagggagagagtcgagagacaagggggagggatttaatagttattacaGCCAGTAGCCCATCACTATTCACTGATTTCACTCACAGTGTCACACACACAACAGCAGCAAGCACATATTCAACtccataatttcagttttttttttcccctccatccattaatgttaatctgctaaaaaccagtacttggattttgtgttttgaCTGTATTCCATCCTAGTTCAGCTTAATGTTAATATGCTAAAAATcagtttaattgtttttttttttgttttgttaccttTGTAGAGTCTACTAGTGTCTTTCACTCAACTAATGGATGGTTCTACACCAATTAGTAgtgggggtgaaaatattgtGAAATCTTGGAGCTACTCCAGGATATGATCCAAGCAAAGACCCAGCAAGAAAGGCCAAATCAAATGACCCTGGGTGGAAGTATGGGTATTGGCCAGATCTAACAAACAAGTATGTTGTTAAATGCACCCTTTGTGGCAAAGAAATGAGTTGTGGAATtaaaagattgaagcaacatTTGGTGGGTGGATATGGAGACGTTATTAAGTGTACCAAGACGAATGATTCTATTTCTCAAGTGATGAGGGAagctctaaataaaaaaaagaagaaacaaattacagaagtattggatgatgatgatggtgatgataatGCTGTAGAAGTTGGAGGGCAAATACAATCAGAAGATACACTAGAAGGACAATCCCAGACTCTGGATGCTGCTAGGGTGGCTCCTAGCTCTGGGACAAttgctaagaaaagaaaggttacTCAGCCTCAAGTAAGGggtcccatggatgctcatgtTAGACGGACTCCTGAGCAAGTAGTCAATGAAAGGCATAATAGTAGTTCTACTCAGACTACTATAGAGAACCGTTTTAGGACAGCAGAACAAAAAGCTAGAGTTGATTATCACATTGCTAAGTGGTTGTATCAGCAAGGTATCCCATTCAATGCTATTAAGGCAAGGACCTTTGAGGTGATGTGCGAGTCTATTGCACAATATGGTTCTGGATATATTCCACCTTCATATCATCAAGTGAGAGTGCCATTGTTAAGAAATGTTGTGAATGAAACTGcagagatgaagaaaaaatatgaagagtattggaagcAGTATGGGTGCACTCTTATGTCTGATGGATGGACGGATAAACGGGGAAGGCACATAATTAATTTTCTCGTTAACTGTCTAGAGGGGACTTATTTCATGGGATCTGTTGATGCATCTGGTATGGTTCAAAGTGCACAAGTGCTATTTGAATTGCTTGATAGCAAAattgatgagattggtgaggattaTGTCATTCAAGTTGTGACTGACAATGCTTCAAACTATAAGTTGGCTGGTAAAATGCttatggaaaagagaagaaagctatactggactccttgtgcagcccattgttTAGACCTGATGTTGGAGGATATAGGTGGTCTGAAAGACTTTAAGAATGTGATAGGTAAGGCAAAAAAAATAACCACCTTCATCTACAGGGACCCTCGTCTTCTTGATGCaatgaggaaaagaactagaCAAAAAGATCTTGTGAGAGCTGCAGCTACTAGATTTGCAACTGCTTGTTTGACATGTCAGAGCTTAGTTAGgcataaggatgcattgaagcatTTGTTTATTTCTGATGAGTGGAAGGGTTCTAATTTGTCAAAGACAGAGGCTggaaagaaagtggaagaaacGGTGTTTGCTGTACCATTTTGGAACACTATGGAGGATTTTATTAGAGCATCGAAGCCacttattgttgttttgaggattgttgatggtgatcAGAGGCCTGCAATGCCTGAAGTTTATGTTGCTATGGAAgaggcaaaaaagaaaatacgtGAACATTTAGCACATAAAGAACGGCTGTGGAAGAAAATTATAAGTATCATTGACAAGCGTTGGGAGTGTCAGATGGAGCGTCCATTGTATGGAGCCGCACTATTTCTTAATCCCGGAAAATTTTTCATGTTCAACGAAAATGAAAATGGCGAACTGATTGCCAATCTACACATCTCATTGGTTGATGTCATGACCAGATTGGTAGTTGACCCTGCTATACAAGACAAGATAACTTTGCAAATTGATGATTATAGATATTCAAAGGGTTGTTTCGGGAGGGATATGGCGATTAGACAACGGACAACCATAAATCCTAGTTAGTAACTTAGTATTTTTAGTTTGTACCTACGTTGTATGCTACTATGTCTATGATGTATTActattaattcagtttttttattatatttttatagttACTTGGTGGAGTACAAATGGAGGTCGTGCTTTTGAGCTTTCAAAGCTTGCACGACGCATACTAGGcctttgttgctcttcttctagttgcgagcgcaactggagcacatttgagtttgtaagtattaagtattaacttacatgattacatttacttttaatttattttttagacttttttttttcacttttgttatgtctttttattgaaaaatgacttttttgttctctcttgtttatgaattcagatTCATACCAAAAAGAGGAATAGACTGGAACATTCTCGTTTGAATGATCTAGTCTATGTTCAATACAATAGCCGCCTCCATGAAAGGTTTCAACAGAGACGTGAGCTGGAaggcaaaaacaaaacatatgatCCACTAATTCTTGATGAGCTGGATTGGTCTAGTGAGTGGATGGTTACCCAGTCAGAGGAAGATTTAGTCCATCCCAATGATGATCTCACGTGGGATGATGTTGGTAGAGCAATGGGGGCATCGATTGAAGCCCCCATCCGACCAAGGAGAACTCAAGCATCAACCTCTAGAGCCGATGTGACATATTCACGCCGTGGACATGCTAGAGGGAGAGGTAGCTCAAGGATGGCTGATGTTCAGGATGACTCTGAGCTagatgaagatgaggaagaagaggaagatgatgtgaATGACGACGAGAATGTCGTAGATGACTATGTTGGTGTCGAAGAGCCACGACAAGAAAATCTGCCAAATGCAGATCTTTTAAatgaatatgataattaattagttttggtccttttggatattatgattatggattgtttaaactttgaagtttgaactttaAACTTTGATCTTTGAAGATTAGTTAAGGACTTAAAGTTATCTATATTTGGTTGATTACTTGACTTTAATAATTTGATCTTTGATTACTATATTCAGTTATCtatcttaaattattttttggcttttaaatacataatttcctctcctctttcatcaaattcatatatattaatatatacctATTACTTTGTTCAGgttgctttgctccaaatcacacacactgaagaaagactattgctatcaagcttcagtaaacaggttagcctatcatttaatttttactattgctttcaattatttgataggttatctatattttcaatttttcatactttcatatacactaatggatattagttacactttcatgaattaaaccatagtggcatagtatattagtagtagtgtagtacactttcatgttgatttttgatgttataggacatatattatggCATActcaatgacattaaaaatagagaaaataaaaaattaaacatggtcgacatgctagCCATGGCAACGctatggcgggcgacatgtcgatatatcgacgtgacacccttccaccgacttggatcaccgtgacgccgtgacaactatggagcCAAGGGACAGTAAAGGCAACCTAATCAATGGAGCCAGACACCTCAGAGCTCCAGACAAGATATCTTCATATTTGGAACTCAGGCAATTACTAAGCAGTTTCACAAAGGGATCCAACAAAGACAGCAATTCTCCATCTTTCTTGTCAAACTTTGTTCTTCAAGCGATTTTGCAGTACCCTGAGTGCAAATACAGTAATTAGATGTGAATTTTGAGAAACGTCAGCAATAATCCCTTCAGAGGAATTTCTTTTGCTTCCAACCTCTTTGCCAAACTGTTTACTGGGCTTGATTGCCCACGAATCTTTACCTAGCAGATTTTCTCCTCCAGTCCCATCTTCAATAAGGCCATACACAACCTAATGTCTTTCCCATCACGTTTAATAATGAGGCAGGTTCATACAAGGCACATAATCCAAACTCCAGATGCTGATTTCCCTGTATTATAATGATATGATATTATCCAAGGTTCAAGATCTCAGGTTTTAACCAGGCTGAAACTGGGATATGAtcgaaacctggtactttttcccagccaactcaaGACAGTGGTTTCGAGACCCAGAAATTgttttttaggtctgatttttgtATATAGCCAATTTTGGACACtttaaacacaatgcatgaacaaTTTTCACAccaaaaaaacactcaaaatggtacttgtggtctttgacccaagtttactagtgtacgcacAATGTACTAAGAATCACAATTGtgaagacagacacttatttatgcctaatatcccTAGTGTATGCACAGTGTACTTAATCAAAGCTTTGTTTTGgaagctttcaaacaaatccaagattgcttaaatctgatttatactGAAGGAGTTATATAccggtcaaagttaatttggtatgcgcgaatgttgtcaaaatggctctgaatggaaataattt harbors:
- the LOC122659113 gene encoding uncharacterized protein LOC122659113, which codes for MDAHVRRTPEQVVNERHNSSSTQTTIENRFRTAEQKARVDYHIAKWLYQQGIPFNAIKARTFEVMCESIAQYGSGYIPPSYHQVRVPLLRNVVNETAEMKKKYEEYWKQYGCTLMSDGWTDKRGRHIINFLVNCLEGTYFMGSVDASGMVQSAQVLFELLDSKIDEIGEDYVIQVVTDNASNYKLAGGLKDFKNVIGKAKKITTFIYRDPRLLDAMRKRTRQKDLVRAAATRFATACLTCQSLVRHKDALKHLFISDEWKGSNLSKTEAGKKVEETVFAVPFWNTMEDFIRASKPLIVVLRIVDGDQRPAMPEVYVAMEEAKKKIREHLAHKERLWKKIISIIDKRWECQMERPLYGAALFLNPGKFFMFNENENGELIANLHISLVDVMTRLVVDPAIQDKITLQIDDYRYSKGCFGRDMAIRQRTTINPS